From Gadus macrocephalus chromosome 16, ASM3116895v1:
TTCTGTGATCAGCCGTGAAGCAAGAAGAGGCGGGGCTTGTCAAACAGGAAGCGGCGGGGCTCGTCAaacaggaagagatggaggTTGACCTGAAAGCGCAGCCGTCTGACCTCCCGGCAGACAGGAAGTCGCCGGCGTCATGTCTCGTCATCGACAACCGCGTGAGCACCATCACCGCCATCATCAAACCCGAAAGCAGAGACCTGGATGTCCCCAGCGTCACCCCTAGCAACGCTGTGTCCGTTGTCATGGCGCCCGCGTCCGTCATcaccaaacaggaagtgaacagggaggaggaggcggagcgcgCCGTGGTGAGGAGCAGCCAGCAGGCCAAGATACCACTGAAGAAGAGAGAGCTGAAGCTCGCCGAGGCTTTCCAAGACAACCGCAACCAcctgaacaacaacaacaagggcAGCAGCATCATCGTGTGTAACCCTTCCGTCATCCAGAGCAAGGACGGCGTCCAGGCGGCCGAGGGGAAGCTGGCAAACTCTTTAGTGCCCCACGCCACCTCGGAGGAGAACGCCCCCCAGCCCGAACTGACCAACGGGAAGGCGGCgctcctccccgtccccccgccGCTGCCCCATAAAGAGGGCGGGCAGAACGGGGTCATCGGGGTCATCGGTCAGGTGGGGGTCATAGGCCACGTGGGGGTGATCCGTAGCCCCATGGAGCGGCCCCGCGGGCCAGGGGCGGAGCCGCAGGAGCGCAACGggccgggggaggagggggcggagggccGGAGGAGGCCGGAGGACGTGGggcggtgggaggaggaggaggaggagaaggagagggaggggaacagGCAGTCCGTGCTGGTGAGGAAGCGGTCCGTGGACGTCGAGGCGGAAGCGCACGCCGACGCGGAAGCGCCGCGAGCCCCTTCCCCGCCGCCACCCGCGACCCCCTCGCCACCGCTCCCCGTCGCAGGAGCCGTCCCGAGGGAGACGGGGgcgcagggggaggagccccaGAAGACCCCTCcgacggagggggagagagcggcgaaggaggagcaggaagcggCCGAACCCGAGAAGGAGCCTCCGGTGAAAACGGCCGAGCCGGCCGACCCGGAACCCGAGGCCGCCGCGGCGCAGCCGGCGCCCGGCGGCGACGCGGCGGACgcccaggggagggagaggccggCCGGGCCGGACACGCAGGCGAAGCCGGGGCCCCTGGAGGTGGCCTCCTCGGAGCTCCAGAAGGAGGGCATCCGGCTGAAGATCAAGATCCCCCCCCACAAGAGGAGCAAGAAGAAaggcagggaggagaaggagagggaggcggaGCACGAGGCCCTGGAGGAGGACGGGAGGTCCCTCCGGAGGTCGGCCAGGATCTGCAGgtacagcagtgtgtgtgtgtgtgtgtgtgtgtgtgtgtgtgtgtgtgtgtgtgtgtgtgtgtgtgtgtgtgtgtgtgtgtgtgagtgtgagtgggtgtgggtttgtgtgtgtatatgtttttttttttttttgtgatgtgtgtgtgtgtgtgtgtgtgtctggatggaTTTGACGTTATAAAGTTTAACATTCCTTATTTTCCATTGATTATTTGGTGGAATTCATTACAGCTGTGGTATTTACTATTTGACTACATTTTATGTCTTGCTCTTCTCGCGTCACCCCTGGACACAACTGACTTTCTCAAGAGTGCTTGAGTGACAGACTCAAACTTTGAGTCAGTTTTATCATTCCAGTTTGAGTGTTTCGTTAGGTCAGCTTTGAATCTGTTTCATTAAGTCAGTTTTAGTTTGCCTCATTGAGTCAGTTTGAGTGTCTCATTGAGTCAGTTTGAGTGTCTCATTGAGTCAGTTTGAGTGTCTCATTGAGTCAGTTTGAGTGTCTCATTGAGTCAGTTTGAGTGTCTCATTGAGTCAGTTTGAGTGTCTCATTGAGTCAGTTTGAGTGTCTCATTGAGTCAGTTTCAGTCTATTTCATTAAGTCAGTTTAAGTCTTGTTTCATCCCATCTCCAttaaccctcccccctcccaccttctCTCTACAAGATCCTCTGCTTTGCCGATATGCAGGCCCAGTTCTAAGGTCGCTGAAAGCCAGGACAAGAGCGGGCAGAAGACGGGGTCCAAGGACggcgaagaagaggaggaggaggaggaagaagagcaggaggaagaggaggggcagAAGCCTGCAGTGAAGAAAGACCAAAAAACAGACCCCAACTGGCTGGGCAGGAAACCCAAggtggacaagagagagagagagagagagagagagagagagagagagagagagagtctctgtgtgtgtgtgtgtgtgtgtgtgtgtgtgtgtgtgtgtgtgtgtgtgtgtgtctggatatatacaaacaaataaattcCAGCGTGATTACTTCTGTTTTATTTGGTCTCCTGTTTGTTTTTTCCTGTTGTGTTGTTACTTCCTGTTGTGTTGTTACTTCCTGCCCTTTGGTCACCACCGGTTGTGACGTAACCCTAACTTGGTTTGTTGTCACTTCCTGTTGCGTTGTCAGGGTAAGCGCAGACATCGGCGCCCCCGCTGGTCGACGCCGCGCTCCAAACGACGGAGActggcagaggagggggaggggggggagagggggaagggccagaagggggaggagagtgaAGGGGGGCGGGACTCCGGGGACTCCAGCGAATCGGAGGAGCTCCCCATGGAAGACGCATGCAGCCAATGTGGGCTGCCCAACCACCCGGAACTGGTGAGTGAGATTGAGATCTGCACACAAtatactagggatcgaccgataccgattttttagggccgatacgataccgatattttttcatcagccttagccgatacgccgataccgattttcttgagccgtttttttttttttttttttaaaggaacatttattgaacttcaatataaaaaacaatatttaacaaatagtaaaaacaggtgaagtagaacaagtaagaacaagtagatgaacaatatttaacaaatattaaaaacaggtgaggtagaacaagtaaaaaaaaaaataaaataaaaaatctgcgaaaatcagccgcgtatcggccgataccgataaacgtaaaaaccgcgaatatcggccgatattatcggccgaccgatatatcggtcgatccctacaaTATACATGCATGGATATatctagagagggagagagacgtggggagaggagaagacgtAGGGGGAAGGACATCACGGGCCCTATtctaacggtctgaaacgcaagtgagaagcgccaaacgcaagtagctttgtgggcggttctatggcgatgttgctattataccggcggataaatgactcttgcgcccgacgcaaatctaaaaagggtttcCCTGAAGGTAGCCGAATTACCGAATTACGTAGCTGTGGTTTGgacgtaacgtgcaataaaccaatgagagtgccagctcccatcccctttaagagccatgagcgcatttgaatctgagtagttgatattttgtgtgtttgcagtctccgatgagatagatgcatgaccacaaacttcatgtggtcatgcatttcaaacttcatatggctcagtttatggccaaattatatggcctaattcacacatggaatagcgttttgtcctcaaataaatgtcggcaaagaaaacttagcacacatgatatgcggtaactggttctatttaatgatatacgcaatagattaacaaacatcgtctcttaccagtattgtatgcattatcgctATCGACTAgttttcctaatatgcatgcgtCCCCCCGTTAacatacattgccatggaccgtattatgcgttacgtgtttagtttgcgtgtgtttaaaacagatggatgcacacacgtgcacccgcattcattaattattttacacatacacacacacacgcccgcaccaattcattctttttaaaacTCACTCGCGgtgaaacaatgttttctcacgatcaagtactcatcaatcctaaaagttatgggcttgtccacgatgtctgtgtcaagaaaatatgtgtttgctgtacggtgttcgcagatgcattgatttaaaagtacaacttattaccgctgtatccgctgttctttcccaaataattgaccaagaatgtgtggctaggtagatgagagaagcaaagtgtatgcgcgaggtgcacaagcaacattatgcatgcgcccttaaaatagcatctgaaccaCGCGCCGCTGACTTTGAACCAGGTATTTCCGGGTTTGTGGCGGAAatcgttttctgaaactgcaaaatagcaccagggaacgtttgcgccagaacacgcctcctcctttcgctgacccgccccttggggcgcaagatcattccctaatttagcgCCGCCTGCCTGTGGAGGGGAAAGAACGCTgcgcgccagttgcaaactagcaacgacacatgtgtagaaagtcaattgcgctggatgcaagatatgGATGCAAATATTTCTCCACTCAACCGTTTGCATGCATAACGTTTCAGCAAAACTGCAATGTACAAGTCTTTTATCATACATATTACCTCAGAAATTATAATTGTAGTTATGTGATTCCTATTGTATCTTAGTTTCTCTCGTGACCTTATTGACGAGATGAATGTAGTAagatgtgcgtctgtgtgattgtgtgtgtccgtccagaTCCTCCTGTGCGACTCGTGTGACAATGGTTACCACACAGCGTGTCTGAGGCCCCCTCTCATGCTGATCCCAGACGGAGAGTGGTTCTGCCCCCCCTGCCAACACGTAagctctgactgtgtgtgtgtgtgtgtgtgtgtgtgtgtgtgtgtacgtgtgcatgcgcgtgGCGAGCGTCTAGGTATGTCGATGTGTAACCATATAGGCTGTTTTTCTctggtctctgattggctgtgtggGACTGTGTTTTAGAAGCTGCTATGTGAGCGACTCGAGGAGCAGCTACTGAACCTGGACAGCAAtctgaagaagagagagagagcactgagGAGGTACACACATcgcacagtcagacacacacacacacacacacatgcgcaaacaACAACACCCGCTCACTCGCTAGAAAACAAAAATGTTCACACTTCTTCACAGATGTGGAGACTAAAGCACATAGACTGAATGGGCACAAGGTGATCACTAGCCGTGTAACATTCAGTGATGTATTCTGTCCCCTGTGGTGTCTCCGCTCACAGGAAGGAGAGGCTGGTCTACGTCGGGATCAGTGTGGAAAACATCATCCCAGTAagattctctccctctgttccgCTGTTTCTCTGATCTCCTCTACTGAGTAGGGGTGTAGCACCAGAGGAGGTTAAAGTGTGTCCGTGCAGTGGATCATCGCCAGCGTCTGAAAGACTTCCTCTTTCGTCTGTTCAGGAGGGAGACGTGGAGCCGTCGGCAGAGAAatcagagaagaagaaagactcCAAGAAGAGCAGCAAGAACCTGGGTCGGAGGTCAACCAGGACCAGGAAGTGTATCAGCTACAGGTGGGCGGAGTTTAACCAGGAAGTCATCCTCTGTAGATGTGAGATGGATTGGTGTACGCTACAGCCAGTGTGGAGTTCTTTACCAGCCCAAAGAATAGATACAAGTGTTTCTAAACAGAAACCAAactttatttacaatattgtatTCTattttcttctgtgtgtgtgtttgtgtgtgtgtgtgtgtgtgtgtgtgtctgtgtctgtgtctgtgtgtgtgtgtgtttgtggttgggtgtgtctgtgtgtgtgtgtgtgtctggttggcAGGTTCGATGACTTTGACGATGCCATCGACGAGGCTATCGAGGAGGACGTGGGAGACGTCTATGGTGGGGGTGAGATCTCCACACTAACCCCCCCAACACAATTTTTTACGTTTGCCAAACATCTTTTCTAATATAAGaaatagagctgtcaagcgattaaaatatttaatcgtgattaatcgcattaatgtcatagttaactcgcgattagtcgcaaataatttttctatgctaaatatcccttgatttttttgtcccataattcttctcattttaatgctctcatcaacatggtgaagtgcatcggcttgccttgtgcaaatgattttttatcgataacaacattggcgtatactgatcaaaacaggacgatacaaaaaaagagcctatagtgcaattaaacgactgctttgaacaaatgtcatttgaacatagcagtcaggctactgcttctttgttttgagccaaagaattattattattattattttttttaataaaataattacgttaatcgcgcaataaaatttttaacgccgttaaatttggtttgcgttaacgccgttaataacgcgtttaactgacagctctaataagaAAGTACTTCTTCTTGGACCCTTTGGTCAATTTTGGAAAATTACATCATGGTTGATGTTGCAGGCCATTATTTCTTTCTCTCGTATGGAGAAGTTCTCTCTCACATTAGAAAGAAGCGTTAAGGCTCCCCCTTCAAAGATTAAAAAGAGtactaatgataataacaacTCAATGTCTTCTATTCTGCAGCGGGGGCGGTGCGGGGGAAAGACATCAACACCATCCTATCGGATGAGGGGAAGCAGGCCGAGCAGCCAATCAAAAGCCAGGCGCGCTTGgccaggagcaggaagaggcggCGCCTCAACGACCTGGAGAGTGACAGCACGGCCGCCGAGAGCGAGGAGGAGTTCATGCTCAGTAACAGGTGACACTAGGGGCTGGGGAAGAACATCCATTCATCAaagcactgcaatttatttgttctcgatccAATTTCGattcagatttattttttttggattattcccataaaaaacaaaaaaagaaacatgcaTCCAGCatgcttctttttttgttttttatgggaATGATCTAgttttgctagttaaagcacaatgaaatggttaattcattttgaaatggttaattctaaataatgtATCGGTatttttttgtcatctgcacgtattattgaatcgatatcaaagcaattggatcaatatcgaatCGATATCGAATCGAATCAAGACGTAAAGAATCAAATTGAattgtaatacaatacaattaaatTTGATTCTTTACGTCTTGATTCGATTCGATATCGATTTGAATCTAATCGAATTGAATTGtattgtgaggtacctggcgATACCCTGCCCTGGGtgacacacttatacacacgtacacacacacataggcctccCGCGACCTGCCTGAACCCCAGTGCAGTCCGATCAGGACCCCGGGGGTTTCCTCACCTTCCTGTTCTTCCTCCCGCCAgctccgaggaggaggagtttgccgccgaggaggacgaggagggcgaGGACGACGAAGACGGGGGCAGCGACGCCGGGAGCGACGCCAGCGGCCGGCGGCCCAAGCGGGGGGCGCCGCGCACCACGGCCGGCCGGACGGCGAGGGGCCACAAGAGGAAGACCCAGAAGCACCGCGCCAAGAGGCCGCGCCGCCGGAGACCCCGCtcgtctgaggaggaggagggggagacggaggaggagatgggtgagtcaggagggggaggaggggggggtgggtgagtcccaagagggaggaggaggaggaggagaagggggagacggaggaggagatgggtgagtcaggagggggaggaggaggagggggagacggaggaggagatgggtgagtcaggagggggaggaggaggagggggagacggaggaggagatgggtgagtcccaagggggaggagggggaggaggaggaggggatgggtgaGTCACAAGGGGGAGACGGCGGAGGAGATGGGTGAGTCccaagagggagaaggaggaggaggaggaggaggaggagatgggtgagtcacaagggggaggaggaggagatgggtgagtcacaagggggaggaggaggagggggggatgggtgagaaccaagggggaggaggaggaggagggggaggaggaggaggaggacatggcCATGGTGTGCCAGGAGGAGGAATAGGACGGATGAGACTGATGAGGAAACGGTTGTGTCAGAAGGGGGAGATGGATGAGTGTGGATGAGTGCGCCAAAAGCCAAAtcaggaggggaagggggagatgggggagtcaagaggacgaggagggagagacCGAAGAGGAGTTCAGCGagtcagaggggagagggaagagagggagggtggtcaGCATCAACTCAAGGGTTCACCCCTCCCACGACGTTCACGTGGAAAGCAGAGTTAGGTTGCGCACCACAATCGTTTCATCACACAAGCCCACGAAGCAGTACAGCGGTAACTCATCGCCTTCCATCTCTGGGTCTCTAGACTCTGATTGGTCCTCTGACATGAGTGACAGCGAGGCGGACCGAAAGAGGAAGGGCTTGAGGCGCGGCCAGCGGCAGCAGGTCAACTACCGCGAGACATCCGAGTCGTCGGACAACTCCGGGGCCTCGGCCAATAAGAGCAAGGAGAACAAGCCCCGCCTCAAGCCGCGCCGGCAGAGACTCTCCAGCGACTACAGTGACTGTGAGTTACCGTGACGACAATTATCGACAAAATAAAGCAAGGAGAATTGAAAAAGGGGGAACGTTTTAAATAATGTGTGACGTtcatgtgtctctctcgctcaatcTTTTTTTCCCCGCAACAGCATCGGCGTCCTCCCGAGGGTCCGATGAGGAGGACGACGccgaaggaggaggtgaggagagagggggcccGCGGAGGCGTGGCGGAGGCAGGAAAAGGAGGCgaggcgaggaagaggagcggcCGAGGAAGAGCCGCCAGGGGTCGAAGAAGAGACGCGCCGACGCcgacgacgacgaagaggataggaggaggcggctgaagaggaggaggctcgCGGCggcagctgaggaggaggagcgtgagaggaggaagaggaggatgaagaggcggaaccgagaggaggaggaggaggaggtggaggaggagaagatggggAGGGGCAGGCGGAGGGAGATTCTGTCCAAGAGGAGGCAGCAGCGCCTCGCTCAGATGCTGAAGAAACGTCGGCCGTCCACCGACGACGACTCCGACCGATCGGAGGACTCGCAGGATTCTGATTCGTCCTCCGAGGAGGACCGCCCCGTCCGCAAGAGGCTGAACCGCATCGACTCGGACGAcgacgatgaagaggaggacgacgacgaccgtGGAGacgaggaagagaaggagggggacaaGGAGTCGAAGGACAAGAAGCCCTCGGAGAGAGAGTCTCGTGTCGCCGGGGGCGACGGTGAGCGTGGCGACGAGGATGACGCCGCCGATGAGGAAGACGGCGCACAGGAAAAGCCGCGCAGCCGCAGCTTGTCACCGACGGACAAACTCAGTACCTCCAGAGGCCTGGCGAAGCCTGGGCCCGGCAGTCCGACCTCACCCAGGGACAGTGCGGGGTCGGACAAGCTCAGCAGGCACAATGGCCCCTTACCTCCGgagaaggtgaaggaggaggacggcCAGACAGACTTGTCAAACTTTGTCCCGAACAGTCCGGCGTCGTGATGGTTGTGCTCGCGTTGAATACTGCGTCTTGTTTTTATTCTCTGTAACTGTCCTCATGCCTATCACCGACTACATCCTTTTAATACTGgatcacacagaaacacacgtacacactctctTGGAGACTCGTGTGTACCATTCAGACGTGAGATGCTGTTTTTATCCGACACGTGCCCCTCACTTTCTCAttctccctcatctctctttctctatccttctgtctttctctcatttCAATCTCtgtccccactctctctctctctcttccctccgtctctctctctcttccctccgtctctctctctcttccctccgtctctctccctctacctcgcTCTCCAGTAGAGTGCGGTTCACTCACATGATCGTAAAATAACTGACACAACGTACTCTGACAAGCGTGTCGATCTGGAAAACGGAAGAAAAGTGGTTGAAGTCCAGAACGACACACAACGCAtacacaccacaaacaaccatgcacaatacacacacgcgcacacacaagcaacagaaacacagagccaaaccaacagccagTGTCTTTATGTCTCCTGTATATTTATCTCAGCGTCGGCCCCAAGAACCGAATGCCCACAAAGAGTTAATGGTTCGATCCCTGACTCCTACAGGTGTGAGGAGAATACTAAAGAGGCAGCCCAACGTTCAACACACACTGCTGTAAAGCCCCCAACTAAAGGCTAAACATTTCAGACACATC
This genomic window contains:
- the rsf1a gene encoding remodeling and spacing factor 1 isoform X2; its protein translation is MAAPAAAPSSGPDLCPSFAVVCGFMERYGQTLDLPEISFPQMERYLRETSTVPQPLVDLHVKLLRKLGKSVTSDRWEKYLAKVCQELNSSWAWELEQNRYMQMSMESKSTILKYLCECQFDDNLKFKAVVNDEEPEKMRLQPIGRDWQGLLYWLQLDPEQNIRLYTEEQDDLDGSSWRCIVRNRTDLAEALDLLKSQIDPNHNKTKTEEGSASGNPEGEEKTGTGEDADHLKKEGDSGDHLANTNLSEPPKATDEKPNETADLKTEEPLQPAVKQEEAGLVKQEAAGLVKQEEMEVDLKAQPSDLPADRKSPASCLVIDNRVSTITAIIKPESRDLDVPSVTPSNAVSVVMAPASVITKQEVNREEEAERAVVRSSQQAKIPLKKRELKLAEAFQDNRNHLNNNNKGSSIIVCNPSVIQSKDGVQAAEGKLANSLVPHATSEENAPQPELTNGKAALLPVPPPLPHKEGGQNGVIGVIGQVGVIGHVGVIRSPMERPRGPGAEPQERNGPGEEGAEGRRRPEDVGRWEEEEEEKEREGNRQSVLVRKRSVDVEAEAHADAEAPRAPSPPPPATPSPPLPVAGAVPRETGAQGEEPQKTPPTEGERAAKEEQEAAEPEKEPPVKTAEPADPEPEAAAAQPAPGGDAADAQGRERPAGPDTQAKPGPLEVASSELQKEGIRLKIKIPPHKRSKKKGREEKEREAEHEALEEDGRSLRRSARICRPSSKVAESQDKSGQKTGSKDGEEEEEEEEEEQEEEEGQKPAVKKDQKTDPNWLGRKPKGKRRHRRPRWSTPRSKRRRLAEEGEGGERGKGQKGEESEGGRDSGDSSESEELPMEDACSQCGLPNHPELILLCDSCDNGYHTACLRPPLMLIPDGEWFCPPCQHKLLCERLEEQLLNLDSNLKKRERALRRKERLVYVGISVENIIPEGDVEPSAEKSEKKKDSKKSSKNLGRRSTRTRKCISYRFDDFDDAIDEAIEEDVGDVYGGAGAVRGKDINTILSDEGKQAEQPIKSQARLARSRKRRRLNDLESDSTAAESEEEFMLSNSSEEEEFAAEEDEEGEDDEDGGSDAGSDASGRRPKRGAPRTTAGRTARGHKRKTQKHRAKRPRRRRPRSSEEEEGETEEEMDSDWSSDMSDSEADRKRKGLRRGQRQQVNYRETSESSDNSGASANKSKENKPRLKPRRQRLSSDYSDSSASSRGSDEEDDAEGGGEERGGPRRRGGGRKRRRGEEEERPRKSRQGSKKRRADADDDEEDRRRRLKRRRLAAAAEEEERERRKRRMKRRNREEEEEEVEEEKMGRGRRREILSKRRQQRLAQMLKKRRPSTDDDSDRSEDSQDSDSSSEEDRPVRKRLNRIDSDDDDEEEDDDDRGDEEEKEGDKESKDKKPSERESRVAGGDGERGDEDDAADEEDGAQEKPRSRSLSPTDKLSTSRGLAKPGPGSPTSPRDSAGSDKLSRHNGPLPPEKVKEEDGQTDLSNFVPNSPAS
- the rsf1a gene encoding remodeling and spacing factor 1 isoform X1, with translation MAAPAAAPSSGPDLCPSFAVVCGFMERYGQTLDLPEISFPQMERYLRETSTVPQPLVDLHVKLLRKLGKSVTSDRWEKYLAKVCQELNSSWAWELEQNRYMQMSMESKSTILKYLCECQFDDNLKFKAVVNDEEPEKMRLQPIGRDWQGLLYWLQLDPEQNIRLYTEEQDDLDGSSWRCIVRNRTDLAEALDLLKSQIDPNHNKTKTEEGSASGNPEGEEKTGTGEDADHLKKEGDSGDHLANTNLSEPPKATDEKPNETADLKTEEPLQPAVKQEEAGLVKQEAAGLVKQEEMEVDLKAQPSDLPADRKSPASCLVIDNRVSTITAIIKPESRDLDVPSVTPSNAVSVVMAPASVITKQEVNREEEAERAVVRSSQQAKIPLKKRELKLAEAFQDNRNHLNNNNKGSSIIVCNPSVIQSKDGVQAAEGKLANSLVPHATSEENAPQPELTNGKAALLPVPPPLPHKEGGQNGVIGVIGQVGVIGHVGVIRSPMERPRGPGAEPQERNGPGEEGAEGRRRPEDVGRWEEEEEEKEREGNRQSVLVRKRSVDVEAEAHADAEAPRAPSPPPPATPSPPLPVAGAVPRETGAQGEEPQKTPPTEGERAAKEEQEAAEPEKEPPVKTAEPADPEPEAAAAQPAPGGDAADAQGRERPAGPDTQAKPGPLEVASSELQKEGIRLKIKIPPHKRSKKKGREEKEREAEHEALEEDGRSLRRSARICRSSALPICRPSSKVAESQDKSGQKTGSKDGEEEEEEEEEEQEEEEGQKPAVKKDQKTDPNWLGRKPKGKRRHRRPRWSTPRSKRRRLAEEGEGGERGKGQKGEESEGGRDSGDSSESEELPMEDACSQCGLPNHPELILLCDSCDNGYHTACLRPPLMLIPDGEWFCPPCQHKLLCERLEEQLLNLDSNLKKRERALRRKERLVYVGISVENIIPEGDVEPSAEKSEKKKDSKKSSKNLGRRSTRTRKCISYRFDDFDDAIDEAIEEDVGDVYGGAGAVRGKDINTILSDEGKQAEQPIKSQARLARSRKRRRLNDLESDSTAAESEEEFMLSNSSEEEEFAAEEDEEGEDDEDGGSDAGSDASGRRPKRGAPRTTAGRTARGHKRKTQKHRAKRPRRRRPRSSEEEEGETEEEMDSDWSSDMSDSEADRKRKGLRRGQRQQVNYRETSESSDNSGASANKSKENKPRLKPRRQRLSSDYSDSSASSRGSDEEDDAEGGGEERGGPRRRGGGRKRRRGEEEERPRKSRQGSKKRRADADDDEEDRRRRLKRRRLAAAAEEEERERRKRRMKRRNREEEEEEVEEEKMGRGRRREILSKRRQQRLAQMLKKRRPSTDDDSDRSEDSQDSDSSSEEDRPVRKRLNRIDSDDDDEEEDDDDRGDEEEKEGDKESKDKKPSERESRVAGGDGERGDEDDAADEEDGAQEKPRSRSLSPTDKLSTSRGLAKPGPGSPTSPRDSAGSDKLSRHNGPLPPEKVKEEDGQTDLSNFVPNSPAS